One Coccinella septempunctata chromosome 8, icCocSept1.1, whole genome shotgun sequence genomic window carries:
- the LOC123318900 gene encoding carbonic anhydrase-like isoform X2 — protein sequence MLDSYCLDFFYIFLGIFILVYLAIFEYCTYVTNKPTYSRQAQTMGSYGYGECDVNLYPEYKGCSIPKICGGPLDGVYELHCLNLRWGPNDEEGTEHMINNKRFALELQVTFLRAGHRNKFIAADAGDAIMVAYIYQTTPIANPYLNIILEQLGPASESFKRYEIETIPVSLLAPCFSRGYFSYVGSLTHPPCIEGVRWIVHPEPLSISCCQMKKLRKTHMLYCDLKNNTRPVQELNSREVIFYD from the exons ATGTTGGATTCATATTGcttagattttttctatatatttctcGGAATTTTCATTTTAGTTTATCTCGCAATTTTTGAGTACTGCACTTATGTTACCAATAAACCAACATATTCTAGACAAGCTCAAACTATGGGATCCTATGGATATGGAGAATGCGATG ttaATTTGTACCCGGAATATAAAGGATGTTCCATACCGAAAATTTGTGGTGGACCGTTAGATGGAGTGTACGAGCTGCACTGCTTAAATCTAAGATGGGGTCCAAACGACGAAGAAGGTACTGAACACATGATAAATAACAAGCGGTTTGCTTTGGAGTTGCAGGTAACCTTCTTGAGAGCAGGTCATAGGAATAAGTTCATCGCAGCTGATGCTGGTGATGCTATCATGGTTGCTTATATTTATCAg acgACTCCAATAGCCAATCCGTACTTGAATATAATTTTAGAGCAACTTGGACCAGCATCTGAATCATTCAAAAGATATGAGATAGAGACAATTCCTGTATCACTTTTAGCACCATGTTTTTCCAGAGGATATTTTAGTTATGTTGGTTCTCTGACACATCCACCCTGCATTGAAGGAGTCAGATGGATAGTACACCCAGAGCCCCTATCCATATCTTGCTGCCAAATGAAAAAGTTAAGAAAAACTCATATGCTCTATTGTGATTTGAAGAATAACACTAGGCCTGTTCAAGAATTGAATAGTAGAGAAGTGATATTTTACGACTGA
- the LOC123318900 gene encoding carbonic anhydrase 13-like isoform X1 produces MLDSYCLDFFYIFLGIFILVYLAIFEYCTYVTNKPTYSRQAQTMGSYGYGECDGPHSWKEKFPNACGENQSPVNLQSSCAIVVHVETLLNPLEFSRDYRSPPSELILVNDGHTINLYPEYKGCSIPKICGGPLDGVYELHCLNLRWGPNDEEGTEHMINNKRFALELQVTFLRAGHRNKFIAADAGDAIMVAYIYQTTPIANPYLNIILEQLGPASESFKRYEIETIPVSLLAPCFSRGYFSYVGSLTHPPCIEGVRWIVHPEPLSISCCQMKKLRKTHMLYCDLKNNTRPVQELNSREVIFYD; encoded by the exons ATGTTGGATTCATATTGcttagattttttctatatatttctcGGAATTTTCATTTTAGTTTATCTCGCAATTTTTGAGTACTGCACTTATGTTACCAATAAACCAACATATTCTAGACAAGCTCAAACTATGGGATCCTATGGATATGGAGAATGCGATG gaccTCATTCATGgaaagaaaaatttccaaatgcGTGTGGAGAAAATCAAAGTCCTGTAAATTTACAGTCTTCGTGCGCCATTGTAGTCCACGTGGAAACTCTACTCAATCCTTTAGAATTTTCTAGAGACTATCGGTCACCTCCATCTGAGCTCATCCTTGTTAATGATGGTCATACAA ttaATTTGTACCCGGAATATAAAGGATGTTCCATACCGAAAATTTGTGGTGGACCGTTAGATGGAGTGTACGAGCTGCACTGCTTAAATCTAAGATGGGGTCCAAACGACGAAGAAGGTACTGAACACATGATAAATAACAAGCGGTTTGCTTTGGAGTTGCAGGTAACCTTCTTGAGAGCAGGTCATAGGAATAAGTTCATCGCAGCTGATGCTGGTGATGCTATCATGGTTGCTTATATTTATCAg acgACTCCAATAGCCAATCCGTACTTGAATATAATTTTAGAGCAACTTGGACCAGCATCTGAATCATTCAAAAGATATGAGATAGAGACAATTCCTGTATCACTTTTAGCACCATGTTTTTCCAGAGGATATTTTAGTTATGTTGGTTCTCTGACACATCCACCCTGCATTGAAGGAGTCAGATGGATAGTACACCCAGAGCCCCTATCCATATCTTGCTGCCAAATGAAAAAGTTAAGAAAAACTCATATGCTCTATTGTGATTTGAAGAATAACACTAGGCCTGTTCAAGAATTGAATAGTAGAGAAGTGATATTTTACGACTGA
- the LOC123318800 gene encoding uncharacterized protein LOC123318800, translating into MSKYFKTASDKKRKSTDPFGAISQICHQKDEKKALANYSTWLQERHAVHNKLSRKLKRQSGELLMNVGEESNQVKEEKKALEYTRIPQTFDKYRGNPEWWEFPPGLHDKCSCSRQEVTYFYQKTKEQRNEIPEIEKVGLPGFIKNEKMLYPRTRNVYRKWQDSNYRKNRVEELSSLLKNIEPHNPEFDRLIVIGRNAPCKHEESQTITSLSKSFSDMRDGRRKTSVYDSSLKCCLKINGVYFYENSQSLSTSRKFHVLFEYDVQSLPLQTQYIVFENVGRVTIRISWKKMKKFRLFRDITKRNNTEFFCFDKNMLILVPGQIFNFPIWFRTKKVCTVVDTWEITTIPKFWSESIRVFFVLQAQTHIENFMTRIRNIKLTINQRVKKRIIKEIIEDIMKKSKYQVYKTIDYSYYEPELFEAMNFDDSQPLREPKYQYDKDTVEQLKKFYAEVRQSYHPKRWNLNVWDLQILARVKDLIDYAEMRTSEFSRYRAMMASKCDMLDDKKRSTSEIILKNKLSGSEIDGQSDPFLQKESRYGQLMKLLWNMSPPSISVNTERTKYFQVYSIFNAYFTLISLELHQIKTFSTSLNEHSQNSQGNVLRLIFEKFDETQLIRTKRAFQEDTYAQPKPEILQDISATEVQKIHSLYFTSTSSYTAVGKKADKNEKKKGKQEDNRMSKAKPSQIPSTLSRSSLDEMGLVNLDFDPFDDIPEYPRETLPMKRSSVESGDKSHDLSEKGQENENNNFLNIYVIIYTHLCNAIDAMVDALESAREYKVPHENIEQLKACFKLFLDEEEVETEDRPINPFTNPEERDYFEKILRAHLNEVTGKYLICGKTEEVTIQRHPVSFWSAEKEIIPEIPQAPSIFSLYKPVPDEIRYVEKGAQTPQVTEVYEIETVSFGSKEICECPSEYRQSPASPPERFYYSDDEVFGEPDDQGGVSKETSSRIGQSSSDEANEIPKKSASSVRGASLSLLKEWNKKQCSKNELEEVQNRPT; encoded by the exons ATGAGCAAATATTTTAAAACTGCTTCAGACAAGAAGAGAAAATCAACTGATCCATTCGGAGCAATTTCTCAAATCTGCCATCAGAAGGATGAAAAGAAAGCTCTCGCGAATTACAGTACTTGGTTACAGGAAAGACATGCTGTTCATAATAAGCTGTCTAGAAAATTGAAACGACAATCTGGGGAGCTGCTGATGAATGTTGGAGAAGAATCTAACCAAGTCAAGGAAGAGAAGAAAGCTTTAGAATATACAAGAATACCTCAGACATTCGATAAATATCGGGGAAACCCAGAATGGTGGGAATTCCCACCAGGCTTGCACGATAAATGTTCATGTAGCAGGCAAGAGGTTACATATTTTTATCAAAAAACCAAAGAGCAAAGGAACGAAATTCCTGAGATAGAGAAAGTTGGACTGCCTGGTTTCATCAAAAACGAGAAAATGTTATACCCAAGAACAAG GAATGTTTACCGGAAGTGGCAAGATTCAAACTATCGCAAGAATAGAGTAGAAGAGCTTTCTTCGcttctgaaaaatattgaacCCCATAATCCAGAATTTGACCGGTTGATTGTGATTGGAAGAAATGCACCATGTAAACATGAAGAATCGCAGACTATTACCAGTCTCAGCAAGAGTTTTAGCGACATGAGAGATGGAAGGAGAAAAACCAGTGTTTACGATTCTTCCCTCAAATGTTGCTTGAAAATAAATGGGGTCTACTTTTATGAAAACTCCCAGTCGTTATCTACTTCCAGAAAATTTCACGTTCTCTTCGAGTACGACGTTCAAAGCTTGCCTCTACAAACTCAATATATAGTATTTGAAAATGTGGGAAGAGTCACCATAAGAATATcttggaaaaaaatgaaaaaattcaggtTGTTCAGAGACATCACAAAGAGAAATAATACAGAATTCTTCTGTTTCGATAAGAACATGCTGATACTTGTTCCTGGACAAATATTCAACTTTCCCATATGGTTCAGAACGAAGAAAGTTTGCACTGTGGTCGACACTTGGGAGATCACAACGATTCCAAAGTTCTGGTCCGAAAGCATTCGGGTGTTCTTCGTTCTGCAAGCTCAGActcatattgaaaattttatgacAAGGATCAGGAATATCAAGTTGACTATAAACCAAAGAGTTAAGAAGAGGATAATCAAGGAGATAATAGAGGATATAATGAAGAAATCGAAATACCAGGTTTATAAGACTATAGATTACTCTTATTATGAACCTGAATTATTTGAGGCGATGAATTTCGATGACTCGCAGCCTTTGCGTGAACCTAAATATCAGTACGATAAAGATACTGTCGAACAGTTGAAGAAATTTTACGCTGAAGTAAGGCAATCTTATCATCCGAAAAGATGGAATTTGAATGTTTGGGACCTACAAATTCTCGCTAGAGTTAAAGATCTGATAGATTACGCGGAAATGCGAACATCCGAATTCAGTAGATATAGAGCGATGATGGCCTCCAAGTGTGATATGCTGGATGATAAAAAAAGAAGTACGTCAGAAATTATACTGAAAAACAAACTATCAGGTTCGGAAATAGATGGTCAGTCGGATCCATTTCTACAGAAAGAATCCAGATATGGGCAATTGATGAAATTATTGTGGAACATGTCACCTCCTTCCATATCCGTCAATACAGAAAGGACGAAGTATTTTCAAGTTTATTCCATATTCAATGCATATTTCACACTCATTTCTTTGGAACTTCACCAAATCAAAACATTTTCAACAAGTCTGAATGAACATTCTCAGAATTCTCAGGGTAATGTACTTCGTctaattttcgagaaattcgATGAAACTCAACTAATTCGTACCAAGAGAGCTTTTCAGGAGGACACTTACGCGCAACCTAAGCCCGAAATATTGCAAGATATCTCAGCCACCGAAGTTCAGAAGATACACAGTTTATATTTCACGAGTACTTCTTCCTACACGGCTGTGGGTAAAAAAGCGGATAAGAACGAGAAGAAAAAGGGCAAGCAAGAGGATAATAGGATGTCGAAAGCTAAACCAAGCCAGATACCATCCACCCTGAGCAGGAGTTCATTGGATGAGATGGGATTGGTGAACCTCGACTTTGACCCATTCGATGACATACCTGAATATCCTAGAGAAACTTTACCGATGAAGCGATCATCAGTGGAATCTGGAGATAAATCACATGATCTATCAGAAAAGGGgcaagaaaatgaaaataacaattttcttaATATTTACGTTATTATATACACTCACTTGTGTAATGCTATAGATGCCATGGTTGATGCGTTGGAAAGTGCAAGGGAATACAAAGTGCCCCATGAGAATATCGAACAACTGAAAGCCTGTTTCAAGCTATTCCTTGACGAAGAAGAAGTAGAAACAGAGGATCGCCCTATTAACCCCTTCACAAACCCCGAAGAGCgtgattatttcgaaaaaattctgagAGCTCATTTGAACGAAGTAACTGGTAAATATTTGATTTGCGGTAAAACTGAAGAAGTAACAATTCAACGTCACCCGGTTTCCTTTTGGAGTGCAGAGAAGGAAATAATCCCGGAAATACCCCAAGCGCCCTCTATATTTTCTCTATATAAGCCCGTACCAGATGAAATTCGATATGTAGAAAAAGGAGCCCAAACACCACAAGTTACTGAAGTATACGAGATTGAGACAGTTTCATTTGGTAGTAAGGAAATCTGCGAGTGTCCTTCCGAGTATAGACAGTCTCCAGCCTCTCCACCGGAAAGGTTTTATTATTCAGACGATGAAGTATTTGGTGAACCAGATGATCAAGGAGGTGTCTCTAAGGAGACCTCATCGAGAATCGGCCAAAGCTCTTCCGATGAAGCCAATGAAATTCCTAAAAAATCAGCTTCTTCTGTTCGTGGAGCTTCTCTGTCACTACTGAAGGAGTGGAATAAGAAACAGTGCTCGAAAAATGAATTGGAAGAAGTGCAAAATCGACCTACCTGA
- the LOC123319358 gene encoding uncharacterized protein K02A2.6-like: protein MTTLSGIEQFQCEGDPLSLGSRWEKWKRALQIYLAASDIAEPAKKKAILLHSGGMALQEIFYSLPGADIDPTVDGNQVVDVFKLALQKLDEYFLPKQSKLFERYSFRLMKQADDEKFDKFLVRLRHQASKCHFSDMEEHLIDQITEKCKSKDLRRKILSLGDNIKLDDIILEANALESVNRQMQKFEDADKATPSTSDTINKLQIKNDFPSDLNNLKKQGCSRCGNLRHNSQDPRCPARDSTCTKCNFRGHFRKYCKSRRKRETLPQRSERKSKYSKQSNSINKLDSESEDPDYIFHLDDDTTIVCNVGGIMIPMIVDSGSKNNIIDEITWENLKQSGISIRKQVKGTDKQFISYASSKPLTVLGYFEAEIRANNKKENAKFYVIKNGKNNLLGKITATSLGILKIEVNVNCVTSAFPKIRGIVVDIPIDKNVQPVVQPYRRIPIPLEQKVDHILKDLLDKDIIEEVNEPSKWISPMVPVLKGNGDVRICIDMRRANQAISRENHPLPTMETLVPQLRRATLFSRLDIKNAFHQVEISESSRFITTFITRKGLFRYKRLMFGINCAPEIFQKIMEKILINCLGTINFIDDIIVSGEDENQHDENLKRTLDTLKNHDILLNNEKCQFKMSSVNFLGHVLSREGIKPSKTHIDAIRNFRDPKTIDELQSFLGLVNFVGKWIPNLATITEPLRELLRSKLGKNANIENHWKREQKEAFSKLKNALSSRSVLGYYDPQDRTQVIADASPVGLGAILLQFDSKGARVISYANKSLTDCERRYCQTEKEALALVWAVEHFKIYLFGKDYFELVTDHKPLEVIFGPKSKPCARIERWVLRLQSFKYRIVYRPGKTNIADPLSRLLVHNEKDQPFEKEFIHHLIEYTKPVAITIKELKKYTKSDKEIELIKAALKEGSWPEGTERFKIFENELSCYSEILLRGDKIVIPEKLRKRVLDLAHEGHPGIVAMKKRLRSKVWWPKIDNDAEKIVKDCKDCTLVSAPNPP, encoded by the coding sequence ATGACCACTCTTTCGGGAATTGAGCAATTCCAATGCGAAGGTGATCCACTATCTCTAGGATCTAGATGGGAGAAATGGAAAAGAGCGCTACAGATCTATCTTGCCGCATCGGACATAGCAGAACCAGCCAAAAAGAAAGCCATCCTCTTACACTCGGGCGGCATGGCATTGCAAGAAATATTCTACAGTTTACCTGGAGCAGATATTGATCCCACAGTGGATGGCAACCAAGTCGTAGATGTCTTCAAGTTAGCTTTACAAAAACTTGATGAGTATTTCTTACCTAAGCAAAGTAAGTTATTTGAACGATATTCATTTCGTTTGATGAAGCAGGCAGATGATGAGAAATTTGATAAGTTTTTGGTGCGACTGAGACACCAAGCATCGAAGTGTCACTTTAGTGATATGGAGGAACATTTAATCGACCAAATAACTGAAAAATGTAAATCGAAAGATCTGAGACGGAAAATTTTATCTCTAGGAGACAATATCAAACTAGATGATATCATATTGGAAGCCAACGCCTTGGAATCTGTGAATCGGCAAATGCAGAAATTTGAAGATGCTGATAAAGCCACCCCTAGCACTAGCGACACAATAAATAAATTGCAGATTAAAAATGACTTTCCTAGCGACTTGAATAATCTAAAAAAACAAGGTTGTTCTAGATGTGGAAATCTGCGGCACAATTCACAGGATCCAAGGTGTCCTGCTAGAGATTCAACATGCACAAAATGTAATTTTAGGGGTCATTTTAGAAAATATTGTAAGTCTAGGAGAAAAAGGGAGACGCTTCCCCAGAGAAGcgaaagaaaaagtaaatatAGTAAACAGTCAAACTCGATTAATAAACTGGACAGTGAATCTGAGGACCCGGATTACATATTCCATTTGGACGATGATACAACTATCGTTTGTAATGTGGGAGGTATTATGATACCTATGATAGTTGATTCGGGCAGTAAAAACAACATTATAGATGAAATTACCTGGGAAAACTTGAAACAAAGCGGAATAAGTATACGGAAACAAGTGAAGGGAACAGACAAACAGTTTATTTCATATGCAAGTAGCAAACCGTTGACAGTATTAGGATATTTCGAAGCAGAAATCAGAGctaataataaaaaagaaaatgcTAAGTTTTACGTTATAAAGAACGGCAAAAACAACCTTTTAGGAAAAATAACCGCAACCTCATTGggtattttgaaaatcgaagtgAATGTAAACTGTGTGACGTCTGCTTTTCCCAAGATCAGGGGCATAGTCGTAGATATTCCAATTGACAAGAATGTGCAACCTGTTGTACAACCGTACAGACGAATACCGATACCTTTGGAACAAAAAGTTGACCATATATTGAAAGATCTACTAGACAAAGACATAATTGAGGAAGTTAATGAGCCCTCGAAATGGATATCACCCATGGTCCCTGTGCTTAAAGGAAATGGCGATGTTCGTATTTGTATTGATATGCGACGTGCAAATCAGGCCATTTCCCGGGAAAATCATCCCCTACCAACAATGGAAACTCTTGTTCCCCAGTTGAGGAGGGCTACCTTATTTTCGCGACTGGATATAAAAAATGCTTTTCATCAAGTGGAAATATCGGAATCTTCTCGTTTCATTACTACTTTCATCACCAGGAAGGGCCTTTTCAGATACAAAAGGCTTATGTTTGGTATAAATTGTGCTCCAGAAATCTTccaaaaaattatggaaaaaataCTGATCAATTGCCTTGGCACAATCAACTTTATCGATGACATAATTGTATCTGGGGAAGATGAGAATCAAcatgatgaaaatttgaaaagaacACTAGATACGCTCAAGAATCACGACATACTTCTTAacaatgaaaaatgtcaattcaAAATGAGTTCagtcaattttcttggccacgTTCTTTCAAGGGAGGGCATCAAACCTTCAAAAACTCATATTGATGCAATAAGGAACTTTCGCGACCCAAAAACAATTGATGAACTGCAGAGTTTCCTAGGATTGGTTAATTTTGTTGGTAAATGGATTCCGAATCTGGCAACCATAACCGAACCCCTGAGAGAACTTCTCCGGTCAAAACTAGGGAAGAATGCCAATATCGAAAATCATTGGAAGCGAGAACAAAAAGAAGcgttttccaaattgaaaaatgCTCTTTCTAGTAGATCTGTTTTGGGCTACTATGATCCACAAGACCGAACACAGGTGATAGCCGATGCGAGTCCTGTGGGTTTAGGTGCTATCTTGTTACAGTTCGACAGTAAGGGAGCTAGAGTTATCTCTTACGCTAACAAAAGTTTGACAGACTGTGAACGGCGTTATTGTCAAACCGAAAAAGAAGCTCTAGCTCTTGTATGGGCCGTTGAGCATTTCAAAATATACTTGTTTGGCAAAGATTATTTCGAATTAGTGACTGATCACAAGCCTCTGGAGGTTATTTTTGGTCCAAAATCCAAACCTTGTGCTCGTATTGAACGATGGGTTTTGAGGCTACAATCGTTTAAATATAGAATTGTCTACCGCCCAGGAAAAACAAATATAGCAGACCCTCTATCCCGTTTACTCGTCCATAATGAAAAAGACCAGCCCTTTGAAAAAGAATTCATCCATCATTTAATTGAGTACACGAAACCTGTAGCTATCACCATaaaagaacttaaaaaatatacaaaaagtgATAAAGAAATAGAATTGATTAAAGCAGCTTTAAAGGAAGGTAGTTGGCCAGAAGGGACTGAGAGGTTTAAAATCTTTGAAAATGAGCTTTCTTGTTATTCTGAAATTTTATTACGGGGTGATAAAATCGTTATACCAGAAAAACTCCGGAAACGAGTGCTGGATCTGGCTCATGAGGGTCATCCCGGGATTGTAGCAATGAAGAAACGACTCAGAAGCAAAGTATGGTGGCCAAAAATAGACAATGATgcggaaaaaattgtgaaagatTGCAAAGATTGTACCTTAGTTTCTGCACCTAACCCCCCCTGA